One Jeotgalibaca porci genomic region harbors:
- a CDS encoding PH domain-containing protein, whose translation MNEMETILEWTFIARSDIPNDVAKIMASTETPIAAFKTIRDRAIFTNKRLSIRDSQGVTGSKVEMYSIPYTSINMWATENAGISLDLSAEVDLWTRAGHFKINLRRGIDVREFDQIIAEAMFGVV comes from the coding sequence ATGAATGAGATGGAGACTATTTTAGAATGGACGTTTATCGCACGCAGTGATATTCCAAACGATGTCGCAAAAATCATGGCTTCAACGGAAACACCGATTGCGGCTTTTAAGACGATTCGTGACCGGGCTATTTTTACAAACAAACGGTTGAGTATCCGCGACTCTCAGGGAGTAACAGGTTCGAAAGTCGAAATGTATTCCATTCCCTATACTTCGATTAATATGTGGGCGACTGAAAATGCTGGAATCTCTCTGGATTTGAGTGCCGAAGTTGATTTGTGGACACGTGCCGGTCATTTCAAAATAAACCTTCGACGGGGAATCGATGTGCGCGAATTCGATCAGATTATTGCTGAAGCAATGTTTGGTGTGGTGTAG